In a single window of the Nicotiana tomentosiformis chromosome 8, ASM39032v3, whole genome shotgun sequence genome:
- the LOC138898086 gene encoding uncharacterized protein, which translates to MGGSMFLSEDRRMRSSRFPVGKYNLQVRNTKRDSMRQWAIIYRCISYKVFQRPENKEDHHPSANGQAESTNKVIIQNLKKRLEAAKGKWPEELAGVLWAYRTKAKSSIGETPLSLVYGVEALIQVEVGEPTLRYSQANKESNDEAMLINLELLEGRRDLAHVRMAAQKQRMKRYYNRRANFCFFKVGDLVIRKVTHNTRELNTGKLGPR; encoded by the coding sequence atgggtggaagcatgtTCTTATCCGAAGATCGGAGAATGCGAAGTAgtcgatttcctgtgggaaaatataatttgcaggttcggaataccaaaagagatagcatgcgacaatgggccataaTTTATCGATGCATAAGTTACAAAGTTTTTCAAAGACctgaaaataaagaggatcatcATCCGAGCGCCAATGGTCAAgctgagtcaacaaacaaagtgatcattcaaaacctcaagaaaaggttggaagcagcaaaaggcaaatggcccgaagagttggccggagttctatgggcctaccgaacaaagGCCAAATCAAGTATAGGAGAAACTCCTTTGTCCCTCGTGTACGGTGTTGAAGCCCTAATCCAAGTCGAAGTgggcgaacccactttgagatattctcagGCAAATAAAGAATCGAACGAtgaagcaatgctaatcaacttggaactgctcgagggacgcagggacttggcgcatgtaagaatggcagctcaaaagcagaggatgaagcgatattacaatcgaagagccaatttctgttttttcaaagtaggagacttggttatAAGAAAAGTAACACAcaatacccgggagctcaacaCGGGAAAGCTAGGTCCAAGGTGA